AAAAACTACCTGTAAAGGCCCATAGGACTAAGCTTCAGTCTCCTTTGCCAGTTAGTTTAAGAAATAAAAGTCTGTATCTGTAATTATGCAGCATCTGGGAAGTCTTTTGGAAATGTGAACTTCAGCTAGAAGTTGAAAGTAGTATCTAAACATTCTCCATTACTGACCTAAGGAGAAAAACCTCTTTTTAATCAGAACAGCAGTTCTCATTAACAATATGAAAGAAGTCAAAATTAAAGAATTAAGGGTTTGGATCAAGCAGCCTAAGCCTTTACTGAACAAACTTTGAACAGAAACCATCTATATTAACTCAGAATTTTAGCATTCTTGAGGAGAGATGGGCAGCTTATTTTCTGATAATTCAAATAACACATATATTTTAACCTTTTGAAACCTTTTAGGGAGATGCAGAGAACAACAATGCAGATGGTTACATGTTTGGAGATAGAATGCAGGTCCTTTGATATCAAATGGCAATTTGTTGTACCTCTAGAAGTTGTGGACTTCTGTTTTCAGCAAAATTTTGCAGACCCTGCTGTACTTCACGTGCCATAAGTTCTTCAAACTTGCTTAAGCAGATTCAAGTTCAAAtggtttcttctccctctgtAAATTACCACAAACCAAATAAGCACAAGCTGTTTGGAATGGCTGAAGAGCTTTCTGCAGGAGAGAGTGTGCTGCaagctaaaaagaaaaagctgttcCTGGAGTTGTAGAAAAAGTGCTGGTTTATATCTTGTGTTGGAAATGGAACTAACCAGTCAACCTATTATTTCTGTAAAACTCATTTCCTGTGACTCTGTCCAATGGaaagaaaatccaaacaaacaaaataagagATACTGAAGGAAGCTGCTTCTATAGGCACAAACATCACATGATGAACAAGCCCTACATTAGAGAAAAATCTAGCATGCATCTTCAAAATTGCTTGCAGAAATCAAGGACAAGAAGAAACTGCTAAAAACTATACAAGGAAATGCTGCCTTCTTTTAAAAAGGTATAAGGAAATAATTACACTGATTAATAAAACACCGATATTCACAACCCACCTGAACTAAAATTGGTTTACATCTTCAGGAAAGAAGtcaaaaaacatttccttttttctcttaaaaagcAGAGAGTGCCACACTGTCAAAGATAAACAGTTGCTGCATATAGATTTGAATTAACCTTCTTGTGCTTTCCATTCAGGGGATACAAAATACGAGGTCATGATTCCTGATAAACCAATTACAGTTACCAGATGCCTATAAAAATCAAGCTTTTTTTCTACCTAATTTATTATGGAATCACTAAAACTACAATAAGATGTAAAAGGTTTCAAGAAATTCCTGCGAGAAATACTTAGGTTATTTTAccaaaaaaattggatttttccTTAGTTCACCTATGTTCACCAATATATATGGTAAATGCACCTTGAGTATAAGAACTGCATGAAAACagtctgaaaaaaataaaacatggaaACTGATGTGCGAGACCATTGTCCCCTTCCTACTtccaattattattattattttattctttttaaatacCACCACTGACAAAAACCAATGCAAGATACAGTCCCCAAATCCACACCAAACTGCTTTGTTGTGCATCTTTTCCAGCAGGTTTTCACACCTGCTTCTTCAGACAGAGCATCTGGAGGCTACAAAAGCACAACTTGTACTTCTCCATCAGTCATGCTTATTTGTGCGATGTTTTTTCCAGATCTGGTAGTTTTTCAATTAGTGCTTTATGGTTCATGTTGATACTGGCTATAAGTCCTCCTTCATTGCCATCTGAGCCAGTGTAACTAATTTCTTCACCAGTCAGGGTAGTCATATGGCCACCCAAAGCTCTCAACACTGCATTTCCAGCACATATGTCCCACTTCTTAATGTAGGTGACATGGATATACACATCAGCTTCTTCTTGGTTCTTTTCAGGCACATCAAGGAGGGCCAACACTTTATAACCTGGAAGAAATGGGGaggggttaaaaaaaaaaattaaaccaagcTTTCCTGTCAAAACACATTCCAAGAAGAAGACCAGACACTCAAATATAGTTCTGCTCTTATGCTTACTCATTCATTTCTCAATCTCTACATCATGCTCAAGTCTATCTTTTTCTCCCTGGCTTTTTACTGCAATAGAAGGAAGATGTATATACCACTCTTTAATAAAGTAAATCAGCCCAGGGCATTCCCCTTTCATTATGCACTACAAAGTAATTGCTCAAACTAGTATCCATtcttttatggatttttttcagattttcaacTCCTTAAGCAATATTCTTGATTCATTAATCTGTTCATTTCTTTATCTTCTTAAACAGAGTCAAGCCCTGGACAAGACCTGCTATAATCAGTTACACTTTCACTTTGACATTTAGAGTCATTATCAAGAAGCACTACAAGACATTCTTGACTAAACAATCTGTAAGGGAATTCTGGCTTTTCACATTAAAGGCACAAAGATAACATTTCTgcgaaaataaagaaaaaaagcctaGTGTCTCCCATTTATGTTCTGTCAATAACATGCACAAGGACATTGCataaataaaaagtattttaaaattcctttaaatTAAGTATGAGGCAGATAAAAATGGACTTTAGTGATACTAATTTTCCTCTTTTGACATAAATGCAATAAGCAATACCAAACTTCAATGGCCCTTTTCTTAATCTCTTTTTTAAATCAACCATACTAACAGGTAACTAACAACCAACAGGTTTTCTTTCATGATTGTGCCTGTGGTCACACAACACTTTTTCTCCCACTGAGGCATCAGTGCCTTCCATGACACACATCAGTGTGCATCAATGAAAGGACCACAACAGCACTGCTGGCCTAGGCTTAGACTCAGTAACACACTGACTTGTGAACAGCCAGAAGTCTGAATCAAGTTTGCATGTAGGCTcctaaatacagaaaaaaacttTGTCCCTATTGTCAAGTGTTTGCTTTCAGTGATGCGAAGATCaaaagacaaaaggaaaaagataaGACACTACAGTATACCCTTTTGCCTAGTAAGAGCTACACCATTAAAATATCCAGAAGCAACAAAATGGATGAGATGCTTAAAGAACCAAACCTGCTCCACCAGCGGGGATTATCAcagttttatttccaaatgTCTGTCGTGCAACCTGCTCAACTTTTCCTGCATGGGAGCGGGACACAATAATCCTTGGAGTCTTCTCGTTGTAGGAGGAACGAGCTTTTACGTTTGACCCACCATCCACCATTGCCCAAGCTACAAGAGAAACAAAAGTTCTACTAAGATTTACAAGACAATCTAAGTGTAAGGATAAAAGGGTACTTATTAACAATATGGAATTGATACTTCTGACTGAATATCTCTCACTCCTGTAAAAGAGAAAGGGCTGACAGAGGATGGGGTGAGTACAAGGGAAGCGACACAGGCCACACACATATTGGCGCATACGGCATTATCCCAAACCTGGCTGTTCTTGTGTGATAATTCCAAAACACagaataagaaggaaaaatcccaagtaGTTAATATTCAGAATTTGCAATTAGAAACCCACCAAAGTTAAAAGGATGGCTCCTAGACAGAAATACATCCAGTATTTCCTCAGACAATGTTTTCATGCAAGAACAAAAAGCCCCACTACCCTTTAAAGCAGATACTAAAAATGCTGTGGAGTCATTTTGTTCAGAGGGATAGTAATGCTAAAGAAGGAAATAGCTCAGGAGGATGGTGCtactaagaaaaatatttgatgtTGTGTTTCAGAGAACAGAATTCAGAATCCACAACTTCCCCCTTATTTCATCATGAAGTTCAAAGCCAAGCTTGGTAGGTGGTATCCCCTAACCATTAATCTGACATTTACTTAGTAAACTACCCGGCAATTTCATCTCAGCAGAGAACCAGATTGTTTGGCAAGAGACTGAGCTCTGTGTAATAACAATGCTGACTGCCCTTTATTGCTTTGTATTTGTGTGGTAGTATTAGGAACAATCTGACTCAAAACATATTGGTATTTCCAGCTTGGAAGATAAATACTTGTCACGCAGAATGACAGAATTCATTGCATCTCCTCTGATTCCATGTCTGAACATTCCACACTTCACTCTTATCAAAGGAGATAAATTCTCAACATTACTAAAAACCCATTTCTTTAGATAGATATTGACACCTAAAAACATATGTTCCAAAATCTCCAAGATTCTTGAAGCATATTGGAATATAGTACATACTTAAGTGACTGGTAATTAAATTCATATTTATAGACAGCAAAACATTTAGCACAAAATGTTGAGTGTTTAGTGTTTTAGGGccaaaaaaagacaacaaatacaaaatgcatttatttagaCTTAATTTTTCTTCCAGAGATACTGCAAAATTTCAGAACTCTAGAGGTCAGTATCGCCTAAGGGAAAATGTAAACAGCAATTCCTGTTTTAAATACACAGCAAAACATGAATACTGAAACTACTTTGAAGCTTTGAGAAGTGCAGGCAAATTGTCAAACTTGCAGCAATGCTTGCTGATACATCATTAatactgaaaaattaattacttcACAGCTGTGGCATTAAAAACATGTCAGATAATCAATAAGGCTATGCTAGACAGTCTTGCCTGCTACACACAAACAGTTGCCATTAAGATCTTTATTCAATCTTTTTTAAATTCACACTGAATatacagcagctcctgggtaTATTATCACAGATCCAAGCTATTCTGCTAAATGAGCAAAGCACTCTTTTTGCTAAAAACTAAAAGCACACATCAAACCGTATTTGTAggtttaacttttttttttgtttgcaataAGCACTCTAATTGAAGGGATCttagctttttaaaatattttcagtttgtttgTTCTAAATgcatcatttttattttaaacaaggGCAGCATTTTCCTTTGTGGTTTTAtagcacagaacacacctaCAGCTCTAATTGTGTGGTCTGCTGCAGTGCCCTTTTGCTGCTGGTATATTTTCTCATTTATACCTAGAGATGTTCTCTGAAACACCAAATTTCAATTAATCCTATGACTGACTATCATGGAAATGGGTGAAGGCATGAAGATACCTGTGTATGACGAGAAGGGCTTGTGTATCACACCTATTACTGGTTTACCATTTACAGCCACACAAACCATGGTCGTGACATACTGTCGAAGATCCTCTGCAGGCAAAACAAGAAAGTGAGCAAGTTTACAATCAGATGCCAAgaacacaaaaggaaaataGACAGGACATTATTCAGATTATTCTCTGAAGACTAGTTTATATTCTGCCTCTTGCAGTTATATAACTTTAATGTATCTTCAAATAACCTTTCAGTTTTCAAAAGACTTTGAAGACTTTTCAGGTTTCCAGCAATTTTTCCTGTTCAGTAGATGTAACCTATACTCCTACCAGATCTAACGCTAACAGCTGTGTCTTATGCAACATACCTTTTCATGGCAATCTGTGCCCCTCcattctcctttctctgcctcaCCTCCTATCCTCTATTGGCTCAAAAATGGTAATTCAAAAGCCAAAGAACATCCACTTGAAAGGATAATTGTATCAATTACAtagtcacaaaaaaaaatcccacttttcCAGTTGTTCCTTAGTACTTTTCAGCAAGAACTTTAGTTGGATTGCCTTGAACTGCTTATGTGACATCCTAAAACATTTGAAAAGGGGGAAGACTGAATTATACATGCTTTTTTGAAAAATGACAACAAAAAATTTCTTATATCAAGTTAAATAGGATACTTACTTAGTATTccatttaaagaaacaaaacccaaaatctaaGATACTTAGAGTCACCACAGTAATGactaaaataaagaaatgtgtAATTCCAGTACAATCCATAATTGACAGTTACCATTTATTATAGCAACTAGTTACTCGTAAAGGCACCAAAGTAATTTCAGAGTTGGAATACATAAAAGCAAATGATGTAAATTGAGAACTACAGAGATTTCATGATGCAATCTGTTCAATTAAACCACGCTAGCTTTGACATAAGACACTTTAACAAGAGATGTCCTTTTACTTACTATCTTGCTTCCAGTGTAAAAGGCAAACATCAGAATTACACACATGATTTGTCAACAAGAATCAGTTACCTGTGTATTCTTGTGTAGCATCTAATGGATCGATCCAGACAGTGACACTTTCTGCTGGCACCTCTTTAGGCTGTATTTTTTGCTTTATGTCCTCAGGAATACTGTGATCCCAGGAGACTGTCTCCTGATCAGCTGTATCAACACGCTCCTCAGAATTTATCTGTGGTAAGACAACAAAAGTAGTTGCATTAACATAAAGTATGTTGTAACTACAGAAGTAGTTGCATTAACTGCAAATACAGTAACTGTGGCACTTGTGAAAATTACAGGTTTGCtcacattttcatttccttccttcACTTCAATTacaggaatttttttcattttctcattaTTACACTCATGTGATAAGCAATGCAAAACCACTATCCAGAATTTTACTGTGAACCACACCACAGCTTGACATTGTTGCTTTGGCTGCAGGTCTCCCTACTGAACATTTGCACAGTAtgaataacatttttttaaatcaatatTTAAATGCAGTTGCTTCAAGTACTACAGGCAGAACATTTGACTCTGGAGAAATCATACAGTACCACAGACAGTAGGGCGTCTAAAATTCAATTTATACAAACCAGTAGAAGCACATGGAAATGTAGAGATATACTATCACCACATATTGTGCAGACTCTGCATGACTTGGACAAGAAGAAATCTTTGTATACGTATTCCTGCTGCAAGCATTGAGTTACAAGTAGAAGATTAAGCAGCTCAGTTGAATTTAACCAGTACACAACTGTTAGACAAATTTATTTCACAAACAAGTAATAA
This genomic window from Zonotrichia albicollis isolate bZonAlb1 chromosome 1, bZonAlb1.hap1, whole genome shotgun sequence contains:
- the BPNT2 gene encoding Golgi-resident adenosine 3',5'-bisphosphate 3'-phosphatase encodes the protein MAPMGIRLSPLGMAVFCLLGLGVLYHLYSGFLAGRFAFFMLSEPAAGGPEAPHGSAPGGAVDLRELLAVSVLAAVRGGEEVKRVREGNVLNAKAKGKTREGAEEQLTTGDLLSNRRMFYLLKGAFPAVQINSEERVDTADQETVSWDHSIPEDIKQKIQPKEVPAESVTVWIDPLDATQEYTEDLRQYVTTMVCVAVNGKPVIGVIHKPFSSYTAWAMVDGGSNVKARSSYNEKTPRIIVSRSHAGKVEQVARQTFGNKTVIIPAGGAGYKVLALLDVPEKNQEEADVYIHVTYIKKWDICAGNAVLRALGGHMTTLTGEEISYTGSDGNEGGLIASINMNHKALIEKLPDLEKTSHK